A region from the Ichthyobacterium seriolicida genome encodes:
- a CDS encoding MBL fold metallo-hydrolase → MGDKLIFLGTGASKGIPEIGSKNPVSLYARERDIRLRSSALLTIKGLNYLIDCGPDFRQQMLKVGCYKLRAIIFTHEHSDHVAGIDDIKAIWQMDKKDMPIYGQHRVIKAIRDRYSYMYLEHKYDSVPRLEEHIIDVKKEFFIGDVKFIPVEVIHGKLPILGYIVKKTAYITDISKIEESEKEKISNLDNLIISAFRKEEHFSHFNLDQALALIREVNPKKAYITHISESMGFHCEVQRELPENIFLAYDGLEIDI, encoded by the coding sequence ATGGGCGATAAATTAATTTTCTTGGGAACTGGAGCGTCAAAAGGCATTCCAGAGATAGGGTCTAAAAATCCTGTGAGTTTGTATGCAAGAGAAAGAGATATCAGATTGAGATCATCGGCTTTATTGACTATAAAAGGTCTAAATTACTTAATAGACTGTGGCCCTGATTTTAGACAACAAATGTTGAAAGTTGGATGTTATAAGTTAAGAGCTATTATTTTCACTCATGAGCATTCCGATCACGTAGCTGGCATAGATGATATAAAAGCCATATGGCAGATGGATAAAAAAGATATGCCTATATATGGACAGCATAGAGTTATAAAAGCTATTAGAGATAGGTATTCTTATATGTATTTAGAACATAAATACGACTCTGTTCCTCGTTTGGAAGAGCATATTATAGATGTTAAAAAAGAGTTTTTTATAGGCGATGTAAAGTTTATTCCAGTTGAGGTAATACATGGAAAACTTCCTATTTTAGGCTATATAGTCAAAAAAACAGCATATATAACAGACATCTCTAAAATAGAAGAAAGTGAAAAAGAAAAGATATCTAATCTAGATAACTTGATAATAAGTGCTTTTAGAAAAGAAGAACATTTTTCTCATTTTAATTTAGATCAGGCTTTGGCTCTGATAAGAGAAGTTAATCCTAAAAAAGCCTATATAACTCATATTAGTGAATCAATGGGTTTTCACTGTGAAGTTCAAAGAGAATTGCCAGAGAATATATTCTTAGCATATGACGGTCTAGAAATTGATATTTAA
- the pdxH gene encoding pyridoxamine 5'-phosphate oxidase, translating to MDINLINTDSDPIVEFSKWFCHAKKEDPTNYDVMVLSTLQSNGYPRSRVVLLKSFCQKGFVFFTNYQSEKGRAIENNPRVSLTFFWQNFKRQININGIAEKINDTESDKYYSSRPLGSQISAWASPQSEQIESRDFLEKRWDEFKSKFEIDRIYRPKNWGGYIINPVQMEFWQDKEDRLHNRILYKKEKDIWGKSILAP from the coding sequence ATGGATATAAACTTAATTAATACCGATAGTGACCCTATAGTTGAGTTTTCCAAGTGGTTTTGTCATGCTAAAAAAGAAGATCCAACAAATTACGATGTGATGGTATTATCTACTTTACAATCAAATGGATATCCCAGATCTAGAGTTGTATTACTAAAGAGTTTTTGCCAAAAAGGATTTGTGTTTTTTACCAATTACCAAAGTGAAAAGGGGAGAGCTATAGAGAATAATCCCAGAGTTTCTCTTACTTTTTTTTGGCAAAATTTTAAGAGACAGATAAACATAAACGGCATAGCAGAAAAGATAAACGATACAGAATCTGATAAATATTATAGTTCCCGACCTTTGGGAAGTCAGATAAGCGCTTGGGCCTCTCCTCAGAGTGAGCAGATAGAATCGCGTGATTTTTTAGAAAAGAGATGGGATGAATTCAAAAGTAAATTCGAGATAGATAGGATATACAGACCAAAAAATTGGGGAGGCTATATAATAAATCCAGTACAAATGGAATTTTGGCAAGACAAAGAAGATAGATTACACAACCGCATATTATATAAAAAGGAAAAAGATATATGGGGAAAATCTATATTAGCACCCTAA
- the lipA gene encoding lipoyl synthase has product MELMSPPVKKEKPKWLKVKLPIGKKYTNLRKVVDNYKLHTICESGKCPNMGECWGQGTATFMILGNICTRSCGFCAVYTGRPLPVDWNEPDKVAQSIQRMNIKHAVLTSVDRDELEDGGSIIWAETVKAVRRINPNTTLETLIPDFAGKTKNIDRLIKVAPEIISHNMETVKRLTRAVRIQAKYERSLEVLKYIKENKQKRTKTGIMLGLGEKKSEVIDTLIDLKDHKVDIVTIGQYLQPTPKHLPVIEFIKPEVFQEYKKIGIEMGFKYVESGPLVRSSYMGKNHLV; this is encoded by the coding sequence ATGGAATTAATGTCTCCTCCTGTAAAGAAGGAAAAACCAAAATGGTTAAAGGTAAAATTACCTATAGGAAAAAAATACACAAATCTCAGAAAGGTAGTTGATAATTATAAACTTCACACTATATGCGAGAGCGGTAAATGCCCTAATATGGGAGAGTGTTGGGGACAGGGAACAGCTACTTTTATGATATTAGGAAATATATGCACTAGGTCGTGTGGTTTTTGTGCTGTTTATACTGGGAGGCCTCTTCCAGTGGATTGGAATGAACCGGATAAAGTTGCACAGTCCATACAGCGGATGAATATAAAACACGCTGTGCTCACATCGGTAGATAGAGACGAATTAGAAGATGGAGGATCTATCATTTGGGCTGAAACTGTAAAGGCTGTAAGGCGTATAAATCCCAATACTACTTTGGAAACATTAATCCCAGATTTTGCTGGTAAGACAAAAAATATAGATAGACTCATAAAGGTAGCTCCAGAGATCATATCTCATAATATGGAGACAGTCAAGAGGTTGACACGTGCTGTGAGAATACAAGCCAAATACGAAAGGAGTTTAGAAGTGCTCAAGTACATTAAAGAAAACAAACAGAAAAGAACTAAAACAGGTATCATGTTAGGACTTGGAGAAAAAAAATCTGAAGTCATAGATACGCTGATAGATTTAAAAGATCATAAAGTAGACATTGTGACCATAGGTCAATATCTTCAACCTACCCCTAAACACTTGCCTGTTATAGAATTCATTAAACCTGAAGTTTTTCAAGAATATAAGAAGATAGGAATAGAAATGGGATTTAAATATGTGGAAAGTGGTCCTTTAGTGAGATCTTCATATATGGGAAAAAATCATTTAGTTTAG